The sequence CGAATCAGCAGGAAGGGCGACACACGCAGCCCGCGTAGCGGAGCAGGTCCATATGGACCCTCCGCCACAGGCGTACGTCGTTGCCGGTCATTCCGCGAGTGAACCACGGAGTCCCGGACACGGTCAATCGATCACCACGGTCGGTGTCGGCGCCGGCTTGGCCGCAGGCGTCGCCTTGGAGGGCGTCGGCACCCGGGACGCGGGCGCGCCCGCCCGGACCGTGTCCGCCGCCTCGTACAGCTCC comes from Streptomyces virginiae and encodes:
- a CDS encoding putative leader peptide, which encodes MTGNDVRLWRRVHMDLLRYAGCVCRPSC